From a single Micromonospora sp. WMMD1102 genomic region:
- the hisD gene encoding histidinol dehydrogenase: protein MLNRIDLRGGWRDPRALLPRAQLDVSVAVEKIRPIVEAVRDHGFTAIQDATHRLDGLRLDRFRVPTEVIAEAESTLEPEVRAALVEAIERTRRVHADQRRVDVTTEVVPGGTVTERWVPVDRVGLYVPGGLAMYPSTVVMNVVPAQAAGVRSLAVASPPQQEFGGLPDARVLAACALLGVDEVYAVGGAQAVAMLAYGAETDADGQTRCEPVDMITGPGNIWVTAAKRLLRGVVGIDAEAGPTEIAVLADDTADPVHVAADLISQAEHDPLAASVLVTPSVELVEAVDRELHRQVPQAKHADRIGTALSGPQSGAVLVDDLAAGLRVVDIYAAEHLEIQTRDARAWAMRVRNAGAVFVGPYAPVSLGDYCAGSNHVLPTGGCARHSSGLSVQSFLRGMHIVEYDEAALRDTARHVVTLAAVEDLPAHGQAVRVRFPDNVDGATA, encoded by the coding sequence GTGTTGAACCGGATCGACCTGCGCGGCGGGTGGCGCGACCCGCGCGCCCTGCTGCCCCGTGCCCAGCTCGACGTCTCCGTGGCGGTGGAGAAGATCCGCCCGATCGTCGAGGCGGTCCGCGATCATGGCTTCACGGCGATCCAGGACGCCACGCATCGGCTCGACGGCCTGCGGCTGGACCGGTTCCGGGTGCCGACCGAGGTGATCGCGGAGGCGGAGTCGACGCTGGAGCCGGAGGTCCGGGCCGCGCTGGTCGAGGCGATCGAGCGGACCCGCCGGGTGCACGCCGACCAGCGGCGGGTCGACGTCACCACCGAGGTGGTGCCGGGCGGCACCGTCACCGAGCGCTGGGTGCCGGTCGACCGGGTCGGGCTGTACGTCCCCGGCGGCCTCGCCATGTACCCCTCGACAGTGGTGATGAACGTGGTGCCGGCCCAGGCGGCCGGGGTCCGCTCGCTTGCGGTGGCGAGTCCGCCGCAGCAGGAGTTCGGCGGCCTGCCCGACGCCCGGGTGCTGGCCGCCTGCGCGCTGCTCGGCGTCGACGAGGTGTACGCGGTCGGCGGCGCCCAGGCGGTCGCGATGCTGGCGTACGGGGCGGAGACGGACGCGGACGGGCAGACCCGGTGCGAGCCGGTCGACATGATCACCGGTCCGGGCAACATCTGGGTCACCGCCGCCAAGCGCCTGCTCCGGGGAGTGGTCGGGATCGACGCCGAGGCCGGCCCGACCGAGATCGCCGTACTCGCCGACGACACCGCCGACCCGGTGCACGTGGCGGCCGACCTGATCAGCCAGGCCGAGCACGACCCGCTGGCGGCGAGCGTGCTCGTCACCCCCTCGGTCGAGCTGGTCGAGGCGGTGGACCGCGAGCTGCACCGGCAGGTGCCGCAGGCCAAGCACGCCGACCGGATCGGCACCGCGCTGAGCGGTCCGCAGAGCGGCGCGGTGCTCGTCGACGACCTGGCGGCGGGGCTGCGGGTGGTCGACATCTACGCCGCCGAGCACCTGGAGATCCAGACCCGGGACGCCCGCGCCTGGGCGATGCGGGTACGCAACGCCGGGGCGGTCTTCGTCGGCCCGTACGCGCCGGTGTCGCTCGGTGACTACTGCGCCGGTTCCAACCACGTGCTGCCGACCGGTGGCTGCGCCCGGCACTCCTCGGGACTGTCGGTGCAGTCCTTCCTGCGCGGCATGCACATCGTCGAGTACGACGAGGCGGCGCTGCGGGACACCGCCCGGCACGTGGTGACGCTGGCCGCCGTGGAGGACCTGCCCGCGCACGGCCAGGCGGTCCGGGTCCGCTTCCCGGACAACGTCGACGGGGCGACGGCGTGA